The Calditerrivibrio nitroreducens DSM 19672 genome window below encodes:
- a CDS encoding SpoIIE family protein phosphatase has translation MKIDTILIVSLIYIFLLFLVAMLSGYSNRKRRNIIYNPYVYSLTLGVYCTAWTYYGSVGRASTNGIEFLAIYIAPTLMVFSWWFLLRKIVTITERHNINNIADFASFRFGRSKRIGLIVAVVCLFGIIPYISLQLKSINESIAILSDGYLNSTLPFYLDTSFYVSLFIGFLASFFGVRHLEEGRKHPGLVGVIAFESIVKLVILLIAGFYVVNLAGGFGSIFDFLQQNSHREDIAKLMILDSNDNSYGKWFAMAVMSMFAVIFLPRQFQMAVVENDSPKHIKEAMYLFPLYLLLINIFVIPIALAGKMILNGNYNSDYTILYLLKMKNDNLMMILVYLGGLAAATGMIIVSSVNLANMLVNNILVQIFIKKLMILQFGRYITFIKRISVVVIILLAYFFFHFVGESFQLVDLGLVSFAAISQIAPSLILGLFIRRINRCGVFFGILAGMLVWFWTLLIPYTVKSGLLPQSILTEGPFGISLLKPTELFGLSGLNQWSHTLFWSMFFNILFMVVLSMHREQDEEEKETAALCVESLKFHFLLGKEEVSRRLSVLDVTNILTNFFGADYANRFVNDYLKVLKKDKRELNNEDIENLVKDVKKQLSLAVGPSAAEIIINSYLEMSGRSGRNVLNIFKDLVSLGVGESRDTLIHRITELNILLEISRQFTTTTDLVGKLQYTLNVLKNNLKFDLVVIRKKTEDGLETIAFAGDINSFKMISHIRKIDPEKTYIGKTVIYSRAYYIDDIDQVEQFENILELKNRGIKSFCHIPLVIDNNLEGVLSMFSKTYKNIFSEEFVNILESIANQLAFLINNHNKTEELIKIKEVSKELEIAKLIQSSLVSLETINLKGLEVVSSYSPSEYVGGDYYDIVKVDDDNVDIIIADVSGHSISSALIMSQIRSIIHTTLQIDRSISPGFMVNLISKQIFEQINKYNFIITMLYMRLNLKSGNLTTTNAGHYPPVIIRDGEIIELEVGDILLGVIENYNYKEENFKVLDNDLLVLYTDGVIEAENENNEFFGKERFFKVLKDHAYMEPEKIKNAVMTSVTNFSKNYIQTDDISLLIIKKQF, from the coding sequence ATGAAGATTGATACTATTTTAATTGTTAGTCTTATTTATATATTTTTACTTTTTCTTGTGGCAATGCTTTCGGGGTATTCTAACAGAAAGCGTAGAAACATTATATATAATCCATATGTATATTCACTGACTCTTGGTGTATACTGTACAGCCTGGACATATTATGGGTCTGTTGGAAGGGCGAGTACGAATGGCATCGAATTTCTTGCAATATATATTGCTCCCACACTTATGGTATTTTCATGGTGGTTTTTATTGAGGAAAATTGTAACTATAACTGAGAGACATAATATTAACAATATTGCAGATTTTGCCAGCTTCAGGTTTGGTAGATCCAAAAGGATTGGATTAATTGTTGCTGTCGTCTGTTTATTCGGGATTATCCCTTACATTTCTCTTCAATTGAAATCTATTAATGAATCGATAGCCATATTGTCGGATGGGTATCTTAACTCTACGTTACCTTTTTATCTGGATACATCTTTTTATGTTTCACTTTTTATAGGTTTTCTGGCATCTTTTTTTGGAGTTAGACATCTGGAAGAGGGGAGAAAACATCCCGGTCTTGTGGGTGTTATCGCTTTTGAATCCATTGTAAAATTGGTCATTTTATTAATTGCTGGTTTTTACGTTGTTAATTTAGCAGGTGGTTTTGGGAGTATCTTCGATTTTTTGCAACAGAACAGCCATAGGGAAGATATTGCAAAGCTTATGATTCTTGATAGCAATGATAATAGCTATGGAAAATGGTTTGCTATGGCAGTTATGAGTATGTTTGCCGTGATTTTTCTTCCAAGGCAATTTCAAATGGCGGTGGTGGAAAATGACTCTCCGAAACATATAAAAGAAGCGATGTATCTCTTCCCCCTTTATCTATTACTTATAAATATCTTTGTTATTCCTATCGCTTTAGCCGGAAAGATGATACTGAACGGAAATTACAATTCGGACTATACCATTTTATATCTTCTTAAAATGAAAAACGATAATTTAATGATGATTCTTGTATATCTTGGGGGGCTTGCTGCTGCCACCGGGATGATAATTGTATCTTCGGTAAATCTGGCGAATATGCTGGTAAATAACATACTTGTACAGATATTTATCAAAAAACTTATGATTCTACAGTTTGGTAGATACATCACATTTATCAAGAGGATAAGCGTAGTTGTGATCATTCTTCTTGCCTATTTTTTCTTCCATTTTGTTGGTGAATCTTTTCAACTGGTGGATCTGGGACTTGTCTCTTTTGCTGCCATCTCCCAAATTGCACCAAGTTTGATTTTAGGACTTTTCATTAGAAGGATAAATCGTTGCGGCGTATTTTTTGGGATTCTGGCGGGGATGTTGGTATGGTTCTGGACTTTGTTGATACCTTATACTGTAAAATCTGGATTGCTGCCCCAATCTATTCTTACAGAGGGTCCGTTTGGTATTTCTTTGCTAAAACCTACTGAGCTTTTTGGGCTTTCTGGGCTGAATCAATGGAGTCATACCCTTTTCTGGAGTATGTTTTTCAATATACTGTTTATGGTTGTTTTATCTATGCATCGGGAACAGGATGAGGAGGAGAAGGAGACTGCTGCATTATGTGTGGAAAGCTTAAAATTTCATTTCCTTTTAGGTAAAGAAGAGGTGTCAAGAAGATTAAGTGTGTTGGATGTGACAAACATTTTGACAAATTTTTTTGGTGCCGATTATGCAAATAGGTTTGTTAATGATTATTTAAAGGTATTAAAAAAGGATAAGCGGGAGTTGAATAATGAAGATATAGAAAATTTAGTTAAAGATGTAAAAAAACAGCTTTCTCTTGCGGTAGGCCCCAGTGCTGCTGAAATTATAATAAATTCTTATCTTGAAATGTCGGGTAGAAGTGGTAGAAATGTACTAAATATATTTAAAGACCTTGTTAGTCTTGGGGTGGGGGAATCAAGGGATACCCTGATTCACAGAATTACAGAGCTTAATATTTTGCTCGAAATATCAAGACAGTTTACCACAACTACCGATCTTGTGGGAAAGCTTCAGTATACTTTGAATGTTTTAAAGAATAATCTAAAATTTGACTTAGTTGTTATCAGAAAAAAAACAGAAGATGGTCTTGAAACAATCGCCTTTGCTGGCGACATAAACTCTTTTAAAATGATATCGCATATAAGAAAGATAGATCCAGAAAAAACTTACATCGGAAAAACAGTAATTTATTCAAGAGCTTACTATATCGATGATATTGATCAGGTGGAGCAATTTGAAAATATTTTAGAGCTAAAAAATAGAGGTATCAAATCATTCTGTCATATCCCTCTTGTGATTGACAACAATCTCGAGGGGGTTCTTTCAATGTTTTCTAAAACATATAAGAATATCTTCAGTGAAGAATTTGTGAATATTCTGGAAAGTATTGCCAATCAGCTTGCTTTTCTTATAAATAATCATAATAAAACAGAAGAGCTGATAAAAATAAAGGAGGTCTCAAAGGAGCTCGAGATCGCAAAACTTATCCAATCCTCCCTCGTTTCTTTGGAGACCATTAATTTGAAAGGTCTTGAAGTGGTATCATCCTATTCCCCTTCAGAATATGTTGGGGGGGATTATTATGATATAGTGAAGGTGGACGATGATAATGTGGATATCATCATTGCTGATGTCTCCGGGCATAGTATCTCTTCGGCACTTATTATGTCCCAGATCAGGAGTATTATTCATACCACGTTACAGATTGATAGGAGCATCTCTCCTGGTTTTATGGTAAATCTTATATCAAAGCAGATATTTGAACAAATTAATAAATATAATTTTATAATTACGATGCTCTATATGAGACTTAATTTGAAAAGCGGTAATCTAACTACCACAAATGCCGGACATTATCCGCCGGTAATCATCAGGGACGGCGAAATTATTGAGCTTGAGGTTGGGGATATTTTATTGGGTGTAATAGAAAATTATAATTACAAAGAGGAGAATTTTAAAGTATTGGATAATGATCTGCTTGTTTTATATACCGATGGTGTGATAGAGGCAGAAAACGAAAATAATGAATTTTTTGGTAAAGAGAGATTCTTTAAAGTTTTAAAAGATCATGCTTATATGGAGCCGGAGAAGATAAAAAATGCAGTAATGACTTCAGTGACAAACTTTTCTAAAAATTACATCCAGACGGATGATATAAGCTTACTTATAATCAAAAAGCAGTTTTGA
- a CDS encoding transposase, producing MMILHKKATITTNWRQFMIYEIAENVKRKILILTQNLNDYITRPQQKYMIEMVSGVFATKSLNLTSIAGYLNERCGVKHSLKRLQRNTFNYSTLLDISNAYNIDYAYNETKSDDRLIISIDGGDLTHDYGIGFELIGKVHDGSSNKVGYGYPLNHAVCYSPKSKRMFSLYIDVYSYKSSNFKSENAKTIEMLEKIGIRFKDKGLFVFDRGYDRGEILRYMLRNGLSFVIRSVGKRHLDYNGSRLSVLDICKDKINRRYKKGGISYGYAKCYYHGHAVTLISVRGNSSKNMLYFMSEGHISSSKEAYFRISSYFSRWKIEESYKFMKQQFGIEKCLVRRFESLRTLLGMVSFCWNVLSQIESDVMISKLLEDMAKREKYDNEDKKVCEFKYYRISDGIERVLRSYNGKIFHHRDKKYDCDYVMYFKIGYYLKFPEERKKIFGMGKMKRKKSLLVA from the coding sequence ATGATGATTTTACACAAAAAAGCAACAATAACAACAAACTGGAGGCAGTTTATGATATATGAAATTGCAGAAAATGTGAAGAGAAAAATTTTAATCCTAACACAAAACCTTAATGATTACATTACAAGACCCCAACAGAAATATATGATTGAAATGGTTTCAGGAGTATTTGCAACCAAGAGCCTGAATCTTACATCGATAGCAGGTTATTTAAATGAGAGATGTGGTGTAAAACATTCTCTAAAGAGATTGCAGAGAAATACATTTAATTATTCTACTTTGTTAGATATTTCTAATGCTTATAATATAGATTATGCATACAATGAAACGAAATCAGATGACAGGTTAATAATATCGATAGATGGTGGTGATTTGACACATGATTATGGTATCGGTTTTGAGCTTATAGGTAAAGTTCACGATGGTAGTTCTAACAAAGTAGGCTATGGATATCCGTTAAATCATGCTGTATGTTACAGTCCAAAGAGTAAGAGAATGTTTTCATTATATATTGATGTTTATAGTTATAAATCAAGTAACTTTAAAAGTGAGAATGCCAAGACCATAGAGATGCTGGAGAAGATAGGGATTAGATTTAAAGATAAGGGGTTATTTGTATTTGATAGGGGCTATGATAGGGGTGAGATATTAAGATATATGCTTAGAAATGGTTTGAGTTTTGTAATAAGGAGTGTTGGTAAGAGGCATTTGGATTACAATGGGAGTAGGCTTTCAGTATTGGATATTTGTAAGGATAAGATAAATAGAAGGTATAAAAAAGGTGGTATTTCTTATGGTTATGCTAAATGTTATTATCATGGCCATGCAGTTACATTAATTAGTGTAAGGGGTAATTCGTCGAAGAATATGCTTTATTTTATGAGTGAAGGGCATATAAGCAGTAGTAAGGAAGCGTATTTTAGGATTAGCAGTTATTTTTCCAGGTGGAAGATAGAAGAGAGCTATAAGTTTATGAAGCAGCAGTTTGGTATTGAGAAGTGCCTTGTGAGGAGGTTTGAGTCATTGAGGACGTTGTTAGGTATGGTATCTTTTTGCTGGAATGTATTAAGTCAGATAGAATCGGATGTTATGATATCCAAGTTGTTAGAAGATATGGCCAAAAGAGAGAAATACGACAATGAAGACAAAAAGGTATGTGAATTTAAATATTATCGGATATCGGATGGTATTGAAAGGGTATTACGGTCTTACAATGGTAAGATATTTCATCATAGAGATAAAAAATATGATTGTGATTATGTTATGTATTTTAAGATAGGTTATTATCTTAAATTTCCAGAAGAGCGTAAGAAGATATTTGGAATGGGCAAGATGAAAAGGAAGAAAAGTTTACTTGTGGCTTAG
- a CDS encoding HD domain-containing phosphohydrolase, producing MEFLKKTKTVIFDDLHGSYVISSFDLAYNISKIIDLVNPELSNHHHRVAYISAAIASCCGLSNERISNTVIAALIHDIGVMLESEFRELSKFEVSENTKLNHSNVGAFLIDKVDNFKHLSNIISKHHLPYNKFPDTEDEALIIHLADRIDILLKRGVPAYYQRNNIKEMISSQTGKYFKPEHVDAFMSLYEKEFFWLDIEASDKDKLLKKYLNFETLVMDKNDILAFTNFLSHIIDFRCSFTATHSAGVASVASKIGELYELPDYMVTNLKIAGYLHDMGKLAINPYIINKNGQLSIDERIEIKKHTYYTFYALNSMDIFENVKEWAAFHHEYLDGTGYPFHLKADRLDLGSRIMTVADIYTALSEDRPYRKGMDRNKIKETLVNMVRSGKIDAEVVNILVKNVEEIENVRKLSQLVASQKYHEFKNILFISSNNLEPDANDLYLTYNNIKNKIGDVLNIIHFEEIINSIDDLILILNKERRIVFANSKALNYFNKPLHQIIDKRVGELFDCINGTEDQCGTTEFCKNCLANNSIKQALLGMHSLTQCSIEKQNNEITNFNISTIPIKTDKGDFVLFILKDIDKVDNYIINNNFYSDVINIVDNTYSILEAYKSNAITLDTDLLEILSNNISLIYQEIETQRFISLAERNNLHTHFEKFPVSFIEKNLKNIFSTTKDVNFEFTKEIDEIFTDKIILNRIIINLVKNAVEAGDEPRNIKIRFSGDSKNYRISVHNPEYIPEDIQKKIFKDIFTTKKDGNGLGTYCVKLLTERYLAGKVSFISNEQFGTTFFVEFPNIANML from the coding sequence ATGGAATTCCTGAAGAAGACTAAAACAGTAATATTTGATGATCTTCATGGTAGCTATGTAATATCTTCTTTTGATCTTGCATACAATATTTCTAAGATTATAGATCTCGTAAATCCGGAATTATCAAATCACCACCACAGGGTGGCATACATATCCGCAGCAATAGCCTCCTGCTGTGGTCTAAGCAATGAAAGAATCTCAAATACAGTAATCGCCGCCCTCATTCACGATATTGGGGTGATGCTTGAATCAGAATTTAGAGAGCTATCAAAATTTGAAGTATCCGAAAACACAAAATTAAACCACAGTAACGTTGGGGCATTTTTGATTGATAAAGTTGATAATTTCAAACATCTTTCCAATATAATAAGTAAACATCATTTGCCATACAATAAATTTCCTGACACAGAAGATGAAGCCCTCATAATCCATCTTGCAGATAGAATAGATATCCTTTTAAAAAGGGGTGTACCCGCATATTATCAAAGAAATAATATTAAAGAGATGATATCATCGCAAACTGGTAAATATTTTAAACCAGAACATGTGGATGCATTTATGTCACTTTATGAGAAAGAGTTTTTCTGGCTGGATATAGAAGCTTCCGACAAAGATAAATTACTAAAAAAATATCTAAATTTTGAAACACTCGTAATGGATAAAAACGATATCCTTGCTTTTACAAATTTTTTAAGTCACATAATCGATTTCAGATGTTCTTTTACTGCCACCCATTCGGCAGGTGTGGCCTCAGTGGCATCAAAAATTGGGGAATTGTATGAACTACCTGATTATATGGTAACAAATCTTAAAATTGCTGGTTACCTGCACGATATGGGTAAACTTGCCATAAATCCATATATTATAAACAAAAATGGACAACTTTCCATCGATGAAAGAATAGAAATAAAAAAACATACCTATTATACCTTTTACGCCCTTAATTCAATGGACATATTTGAAAACGTTAAAGAATGGGCAGCTTTTCACCACGAATATTTAGATGGCACGGGATACCCTTTCCACCTAAAAGCAGATAGACTTGATTTAGGTAGCAGGATAATGACCGTTGCGGATATATACACAGCTCTTTCTGAAGATAGACCATACAGAAAAGGAATGGATAGAAATAAAATAAAAGAAACACTCGTGAATATGGTAAGATCCGGGAAAATAGATGCGGAAGTCGTAAATATTCTGGTAAAAAACGTAGAAGAGATTGAAAATGTGAGGAAACTCAGTCAATTAGTGGCATCCCAAAAATATCATGAGTTTAAAAACATACTGTTTATTAGCAGTAACAATCTTGAACCTGATGCAAATGACCTATACTTAACCTATAACAATATCAAAAATAAAATCGGAGATGTTTTAAATATTATCCATTTTGAAGAGATTATAAATAGTATTGATGATTTAATTTTAATACTAAACAAAGAAAGAAGGATTGTTTTTGCTAATTCAAAGGCATTAAACTATTTCAACAAACCTTTACATCAGATTATAGACAAGAGAGTGGGGGAGCTTTTCGATTGCATAAATGGTACAGAGGATCAGTGCGGCACAACCGAATTTTGTAAAAACTGCCTTGCAAATAATTCCATAAAACAAGCCTTATTAGGAATGCATTCTCTAACGCAATGTTCTATAGAAAAACAGAATAACGAGATAACAAATTTTAACATCTCAACCATCCCCATAAAAACAGACAAAGGGGATTTTGTACTATTTATTTTAAAAGATATTGATAAAGTGGATAACTACATTATAAATAATAACTTCTACAGTGACGTGATAAATATAGTCGACAACACATACTCCATTCTTGAAGCTTACAAAAGTAATGCCATAACACTGGATACTGATCTGCTGGAAATTTTAAGTAACAACATAAGTTTAATCTACCAGGAAATCGAAACCCAGAGGTTTATTTCACTGGCTGAAAGAAATAATCTACACACCCACTTCGAAAAATTCCCCGTAAGTTTTATAGAAAAAAATTTGAAGAATATTTTTTCCACAACAAAAGATGTAAACTTTGAGTTTACAAAAGAGATAGATGAAATCTTCACGGATAAAATTATTTTAAACAGAATAATTATCAATCTCGTAAAAAACGCAGTTGAAGCCGGAGATGAACCCAGAAACATCAAGATAAGATTTTCTGGTGATAGCAAAAATTATAGGATTTCAGTTCACAATCCTGAATACATACCGGAAGATATACAGAAAAAGATTTTTAAAGATATCTTCACAACAAAAAAAGATGGAAACGGCCTTGGAACATATTGTGTTAAATTACTAACAGAAAGGTACCTGGCAGGAAAAGTTTCTTTTATATCCAACGAACAATTTGGCACAACATTTTTTGTAGAATTTCCGAATATTGCAAATATGCTATAG
- a CDS encoding YhdH/YhfP family quinone oxidoreductase, translating into MGKLFRAVVVEEKENRYDITVKDRDLDSLPQGDLLIRVYYSSINYKDALSCTGNKGVTKNYPHTPGIDAAGVVEESNCEDFKKGDEVIVIGFDLGMNTSGGFAEYIRVPASWVVRRPENLTLRESMIYGTAGVTAALCVDKLISYGISKENGKIAVSGATGGVGLFSVAILHKLGFTVSAITGKISETEYLKSFGANEVIPRSDFEQQSPKALLKPQFAAAIDTLGGEVLVNIIKSINYSGAVAACGMAFSPNINLTVFPFILRGVSLLGVDSVEIKKHDIINKIAVIYKLENLDRFATEITLFDIPEAVNNILKGNARGRYLVKVS; encoded by the coding sequence ATGGGTAAACTTTTTAGGGCGGTTGTTGTTGAAGAAAAAGAAAATAGATACGATATCACAGTTAAAGATAGAGATTTAGACAGTTTGCCACAGGGGGACTTACTGATAAGGGTTTATTACTCTTCTATAAACTACAAAGATGCATTATCCTGCACTGGCAACAAGGGGGTTACAAAAAATTATCCCCATACACCTGGGATCGATGCGGCTGGTGTTGTGGAGGAATCTAATTGTGAAGATTTCAAAAAGGGTGATGAGGTAATCGTTATCGGTTTTGACCTTGGTATGAACACCTCTGGTGGGTTTGCAGAGTATATCCGTGTGCCTGCAAGCTGGGTGGTGAGAAGACCTGAAAACCTTACGTTGAGGGAATCGATGATATATGGTACTGCTGGGGTTACCGCTGCTTTGTGTGTGGATAAACTTATTTCTTATGGTATATCCAAAGAAAATGGGAAAATAGCTGTATCAGGAGCCACTGGTGGTGTGGGACTTTTTTCAGTGGCAATTTTGCATAAACTTGGTTTTACAGTATCAGCCATTACTGGAAAAATTTCTGAAACAGAGTATCTCAAATCTTTTGGGGCAAATGAAGTAATCCCCAGAAGTGATTTTGAACAACAATCACCAAAAGCTCTATTAAAACCACAATTCGCCGCAGCTATTGATACATTAGGCGGTGAAGTGCTGGTGAATATAATCAAATCGATAAATTATAGTGGTGCGGTGGCCGCCTGTGGTATGGCTTTTTCTCCAAATATAAATTTGACGGTGTTCCCTTTTATATTAAGAGGTGTTTCGTTGTTGGGTGTTGATTCTGTTGAGATAAAGAAGCACGATATAATAAATAAAATTGCTGTTATATACAAGCTGGAGAATCTTGATAGGTTTGCTACAGAGATAACCCTTTTTGATATCCCAGAAGCCGTTAATAATATCTTAAAAGGGAATGCCAGAGGGCGTTATCTGGTGAAAGTATCTTGA
- a CDS encoding M24 family metallopeptidase yields the protein MSLKGELLSRFERFKKNMANLEKDWEVVAIFGKVNTFYFTNTMQNGVLIIKRTGENFFFVRKSYERAKIESPLDFIYPIKSFKDIFDTTDLKGESIHIEKDVVPYGFFERFNKNFGFKRVGSADLAIAKTRAVKSDYEIGLMKKSGEIHEYILQKFVPTILREGITEAELGAEILREIIIKGGQGLTRMGTFNAELYLGNICFADSGNYYNSFDGPAGIFGVSPAVPLLGNHRKKLLKDSVIMLDIGCGYEGYHTDKTTVYAFGKIPQEAYDFHKRCVEIQNMVAERLSPGEIPSKIYEDIISRVDRDFDINFMGFGPNKVKFLGHGIGLVIDEYPVIAKGFDDPLEENMVMAIEPKKGIENVGMVGIENTFLVTAKGGMSITGSDYDIINV from the coding sequence ATGAGTTTAAAAGGGGAGCTTTTGAGTCGATTTGAAAGATTTAAGAAGAATATGGCCAATCTCGAAAAAGATTGGGAGGTCGTTGCTATTTTTGGGAAGGTAAATACCTTTTATTTCACCAATACTATGCAGAATGGTGTTTTAATAATAAAAAGAACAGGTGAGAATTTTTTCTTTGTTCGTAAAAGCTATGAGCGGGCAAAGATAGAGTCACCACTTGATTTCATATACCCTATTAAGAGTTTCAAGGACATATTTGACACAACAGATTTAAAGGGAGAATCGATTCATATAGAAAAAGATGTTGTACCATATGGATTTTTTGAAAGGTTTAATAAAAATTTCGGTTTCAAGAGGGTTGGCTCTGCTGATCTGGCAATAGCCAAGACAAGAGCTGTTAAATCGGATTATGAGATTGGGCTGATGAAAAAAAGTGGTGAAATACATGAATATATTTTGCAAAAGTTTGTACCTACTATATTAAGAGAAGGGATTACTGAAGCGGAACTGGGTGCAGAAATCTTAAGGGAGATTATCATTAAAGGGGGGCAGGGGCTTACCAGAATGGGTACTTTTAATGCGGAGCTTTATCTGGGGAATATATGCTTTGCCGATAGCGGAAACTACTACAATTCTTTTGATGGCCCTGCTGGGATATTTGGGGTTTCCCCAGCGGTACCTCTTTTGGGTAACCATAGAAAAAAATTGCTGAAAGATTCAGTAATTATGCTGGATATCGGTTGTGGCTATGAAGGTTATCATACCGATAAGACCACGGTATATGCTTTTGGTAAGATACCTCAAGAAGCTTATGATTTTCATAAGAGATGTGTGGAGATACAGAATATGGTTGCTGAGAGGTTAAGTCCTGGTGAAATACCCTCTAAGATATATGAGGATATAATATCCAGGGTGGATAGAGATTTTGATATAAATTTTATGGGATTTGGACCGAATAAAGTGAAATTTTTAGGCCATGGAATAGGTCTTGTAATAGATGAATACCCCGTAATTGCAAAAGGTTTTGATGATCCTCTGGAAGAGAATATGGTAATGGCGATTGAGCCTAAAAAAGGGATAGAAAATGTGGGGATGGTAGGTATCGAAAATACATTTTTAGTAACGGCTAAAGGTGGTATGAGCATTACAGGTAGCGATTATGATATAATTAATGTGTAA
- a CDS encoding sigma-70 family RNA polymerase sigma factor: MKPIKKDSDNKTSEIIDDNLTNFYLVVIDEENVSEDDFLSGGVLEEEEEADSLEGVDDSKGSSAETLVFYLKELSKCPVLSKEEECELARRIEEGDEKAKETMINCNLRLVVSIAKKYANKGVPLEDLISEGNIGLIRAVEKFDYRKGFKFSTYATWWIRQAIERAIIANTKIVRVPVHVLEYIKKILKAKSELQETLGRNPTYTELSTYTGITLSNIYKAVEAMRHDVSIDAPISEDEQENMHNLIPDNIHTDPFDHAFELNIQKLVSKWMGYLNETEKLIITLRYGLDGKRSRTLDEVGKELNLTRERIRQIEKRVLNKLRSFFHNKRIEKGTVI, from the coding sequence ATGAAACCTATAAAAAAAGACTCTGATAATAAAACTTCTGAAATAATAGATGATAATCTGACCAATTTCTACCTTGTAGTCATTGATGAAGAGAATGTTAGTGAAGATGATTTTTTAAGTGGCGGGGTTTTGGAGGAAGAGGAAGAAGCAGATAGTTTGGAAGGTGTTGATGATTCAAAAGGTTCATCCGCTGAAACTTTAGTTTTTTACCTTAAGGAGCTCTCCAAGTGTCCAGTGCTTTCCAAAGAGGAGGAGTGTGAGCTTGCCAGAAGAATAGAAGAGGGGGATGAGAAAGCAAAAGAAACCATGATCAATTGTAATCTCAGGCTTGTGGTATCTATTGCGAAAAAGTATGCAAATAAAGGTGTTCCTCTGGAGGATCTTATCTCTGAAGGTAACATAGGGCTTATAAGGGCTGTGGAGAAGTTTGATTATAGAAAAGGGTTTAAGTTTAGCACCTACGCCACATGGTGGATTAGGCAGGCGATCGAACGGGCTATAATAGCAAATACAAAAATTGTAAGGGTTCCGGTTCATGTTTTGGAGTATATAAAAAAGATTTTAAAAGCAAAATCTGAGCTTCAGGAAACCTTGGGAAGAAATCCTACTTATACTGAGCTATCCACTTATACAGGTATTACGTTGTCAAATATATATAAAGCAGTGGAAGCGATGAGGCACGACGTATCCATCGACGCTCCAATATCTGAAGATGAACAGGAGAATATGCATAATCTGATACCGGACAATATCCACACAGACCCTTTTGACCATGCTTTCGAACTTAATATTCAAAAACTGGTGTCTAAGTGGATGGGCTATTTAAATGAAACGGAAAAATTAATTATAACACTTCGATACGGGTTAGACGGAAAAAGATCAAGGACACTGGATGAAGTTGGAAAAGAATTGAATCTCACCAGGGAAAGGATAAGGCAGATTGAAAAAAGAGTCCTTAACAAACTAAGGAGTTTTTTTCACAATAAAAGAATCGAAAAGGGGACAGTTATATGA